Proteins from one Lonchura striata isolate bLonStr1 chromosome 6, bLonStr1.mat, whole genome shotgun sequence genomic window:
- the TMED10 gene encoding transmembrane emp24 domain-containing protein 10 has protein sequence MPLPPLPGRPRLGRAPLPPLLLLLLLVGPARPISFQLPGKARKCLREEIHRDTLVTGEYEISAPPGSSAGPSANLKITDSAGHILYAKEDATKGKFAFTTEDYDMFEACFESKLPVGTGRMPDQLVTLDMKHGVEAKNYEEIAKVEKLKPLEVELRRLEDLSESIVNDFAYMKKREEEMRDTNESTNTRVLYFSIFSMCCLIGLATWQVFYLRRFFKAKKLIE, from the exons atgccgctgccgccgctgcccggccgcccccgcctcgggcgggccccgctcccgccgctgctcctgctgctcctgctggtgggCCCGGCGCGGCCCATCTCCTTCCAGCTGCCGGGCAAGGCGCGGAAGTGCCTGCGGGAGGAGATCCACCGCGACACGCTGGTCACGGGCGAGTACGAGATCAGCGCCCCGCCGGGCTCCTCCGCCGGACCCTCCGCCAACCTCAAG ATAACTGACTCGGCTGGGCATATCCTGTATGCCAAGGAGGATGCCACCAAGGGCAAGTTTGCCTTCACCACTGAAGACTATGATATGTTCGAGGCCTGCTTTGAGAGCAAGCTTCCTGTGG GAACAGGGAGGATGCCGGACCAGCTCGTGACTCTGGATATGAAGCATGGTGTTGAAGCAAAGAACTACGAGGAG ATTGCTAAAGTGGAGAAGTTGAAACCACTGGAAGTAGAATTGAGGCGTTTGGAAGATCTTTCAGAGTCCATCGTTAATGACTTTGCCTATATGAAGAAACGagaagaggagatgagggacaCAAATG AGTCGACAAACACACGGGTTCTGTACTTCAGCATCTTCTCCATGTGCTGTCTCATCGGACTGGCCACCTGGCAGGTTTTCTACCTGCGTCGCTTCTTCAAGGCCAAGAAGCTGATTGAGTAA